A part of Cystobacter fuscus DSM 2262 genomic DNA contains:
- a CDS encoding ATPase — MRKKMLGNLLRENGLVDELQLRAALGYHHKWGVPLGQVVVDMGFCSAREVLELLASQVQLPTVDLDAELLDPQLADVLPVSVAESCRVIPLRQEGPRDSVLVVATAAPADPLALDEVARRTGKARVVTLLATDTAIAQAIERLYYPHLLDARRPVEPIPLPEADEQLPLVTERSECLSMGQMLQRQAQVSVEDPDGLPVMLPLTHEAPEAQRLTEPELRRVDVLPMTPRELPPEVWVYGWGVKATRGLMALLEEGGLRARVGRTEDVRKASAHQVILAPLQSVESVKRRGMRAQLVLVGRSRDEARARALGAQDFLSGPLRSEQLLDSVREALRAGREAPRRAG; from the coding sequence ATGCGGAAGAAAATGCTGGGGAATCTGCTTCGGGAGAACGGGCTCGTGGACGAGCTGCAGCTCCGGGCGGCCCTGGGCTACCACCACAAGTGGGGCGTTCCCCTGGGCCAGGTGGTGGTGGACATGGGCTTCTGCTCCGCGCGCGAGGTGCTGGAGCTGCTCGCCTCCCAGGTGCAACTGCCCACGGTGGACCTGGACGCCGAGCTGTTGGATCCCCAGCTCGCGGACGTGCTGCCCGTGAGCGTGGCGGAGAGCTGCCGCGTCATCCCCCTGCGCCAGGAAGGCCCGCGCGACTCGGTGCTCGTGGTGGCCACCGCGGCGCCCGCGGATCCCCTCGCCCTGGACGAGGTGGCGCGGCGCACGGGCAAGGCACGCGTGGTGACGCTGCTGGCCACCGACACCGCCATCGCCCAGGCCATCGAGCGGCTCTACTATCCGCACCTGCTCGACGCGCGGCGCCCGGTGGAGCCCATTCCCCTGCCCGAGGCCGACGAGCAGCTCCCCCTGGTGACGGAGCGCTCCGAGTGCTTGTCGATGGGGCAGATGCTCCAGCGTCAGGCCCAGGTGTCCGTCGAGGATCCGGACGGGCTGCCGGTGATGCTGCCGCTGACGCACGAGGCCCCCGAGGCCCAGCGCCTCACCGAGCCCGAGTTGCGCCGGGTGGATGTGCTCCCCATGACCCCGAGGGAGCTGCCGCCGGAGGTTTGGGTGTACGGCTGGGGCGTGAAGGCGACGCGCGGGCTGATGGCGCTGCTGGAGGAAGGCGGCCTGCGCGCCCGGGTGGGACGGACCGAGGACGTGCGCAAGGCGAGCGCGCACCAGGTGATACTCGCGCCGCTGCAATCCGTGGAGAGCGTGAAGCGGCGGGGCATGCGTGCCCAGCTCGTCCTCGTGGGCCGCTCGCGCGACGAGGCGCGGGCCCGGGCCCTGGGCGCACAGGACTTCCTGTCGGGCCCCTTGCGCTCGGAGCAGCTCCTGGACTCCGTGCGCGAGGCACTGCGCGCCGGCCGCGAGGCGCCGCGCCGGGCGGGCTGA
- a CDS encoding immunity 26/phosphotriesterase HocA family protein, whose amino-acid sequence MGKQKHKTGTFVRLALADGSFGYGRLLEPPHVAFYDHRTTAPDSDLDGIASKPVLFKIAVNLLALNAWERIGWKALEEHLIQPLVQFRQDVGDFRRCTIFDTAGNKRSAEPQECVGLERAAVWEQDSVEERLLDAFLGRPNEAVEHLKVRLR is encoded by the coding sequence TTGGGCAAGCAGAAGCACAAGACAGGCACGTTTGTCCGGCTGGCGCTCGCCGACGGCTCCTTCGGGTATGGGAGACTGCTTGAGCCTCCCCATGTTGCCTTCTACGATCACAGGACCACGGCTCCGGACTCTGATTTGGACGGGATTGCGTCAAAGCCCGTCCTCTTCAAGATTGCCGTCAACCTGTTGGCGCTGAATGCATGGGAACGCATCGGATGGAAAGCGCTCGAGGAGCACCTGATTCAGCCGCTCGTTCAGTTCAGGCAGGACGTGGGAGACTTCCGCCGCTGCACCATCTTCGACACCGCTGGTAACAAGAGATCCGCCGAGCCCCAGGAGTGCGTGGGGCTCGAGCGAGCCGCGGTCTGGGAGCAAGATTCTGTCGAGGAACGTCTGCTCGATGCCTTCCTGGGGCGGCCCAATGAAGCTGTGGAGCACCTGAAGGTACGGCTGCGCTAG
- a CDS encoding CehA/McbA family metallohydrolase produces the protein MPFPLRLLAASLALVGLTLAGCKKESCLGDEASCQVSSPCETLSYACEAASGPALELRVLTPEDTRVGSHAPSGGSETVPGGLNAIASRGDILLGNDRAVAVIAGVGNAHLLDPNGGSLLDLSVRGANNDGLNQALPVVGVLPADAAHYTSMRLIDERPRRVAVQLDGTLDGRPEFPIHTLYEMRPCEPGVRVRTEVLNTSVDPQLWALGDGFYWSGREALPFTSAPGTGYSHPSFSLLTIGDVYSRVPYLIAALPSEPGVSYAQVACGPKDTVEGFQSDQISLSGLPRTVVPPRDYLVFERFLAVGDRGDAASAVNLALELRQALRGEKYVTLRGTVNRRAPPREPGHELSVFISEGELSADKSTRIPWSQVTPDSAGRFEARVPAGRKYAVEVHAFGRKVADRQLDVVNEDVELGTFAEPSHTRLTVNVSETNTFAPLTAEVFLVPVDAATRQDTQGSLHGAFTSCAPWLGSPAGPSPACNRFLVVNGFAQVEVPQGRFHVYAFKGPFWTLDHEMVSFGDTDTALDFTLKKLPLQPSGTVSADLHVHGAASFDSSLPDQDRVLSFAATDLEVIVASDHDVVYDYSQVVQGLGLQEHMSTVAGLETTGHILWLKRHGYDIPLVVGHYNFWPLEYDPTKPRNGAPDDERVEPGELFDRVKASAPEPLREQLVVQLNHPWANQEFGRDLGFPRALALDTRQNLPTTDDGTNAGLYVRSPKGGFANNGQHTQEVMNGSDNGLLPAYRAFWFYVLGQGQLVTGTANSDSHSLTDNTVGVPRNIVYADTAAGPGFDTARFNAALKAGGSFGTNGPVIEATLDTASGPRRYGLTPVVPSADARLHLKVSAAPWVPVDEVRIIVNGRLVRTLSGGELARPPDAFGDTGLLRYEGSLALSELVTVPGDAWLVVEAGTRLQTTGDFSGVGSPEPDGIPDTGDNNGDGVVDRNDISPGSSSGPLRSAALPTSEADPLFHFAQVINGGYPMAFTNPFILDRNGNGRFDAPGVSAP, from the coding sequence ATGCCCTTCCCCCTTCGCCTCCTGGCCGCGAGCCTCGCCCTGGTCGGGCTGACCCTCGCCGGCTGCAAGAAGGAGAGCTGCCTCGGCGACGAGGCGTCCTGCCAGGTCTCCAGCCCCTGCGAGACATTGAGCTACGCGTGTGAAGCCGCCTCCGGCCCGGCCCTGGAGCTGCGCGTGCTCACCCCCGAGGACACGCGCGTGGGCAGCCATGCCCCGTCCGGCGGAAGCGAGACCGTGCCCGGTGGGCTCAACGCCATTGCCTCCCGGGGAGACATCCTCCTGGGCAATGACCGGGCGGTGGCCGTCATCGCCGGCGTCGGCAACGCCCACCTGCTGGATCCCAATGGCGGCTCGCTGCTCGACCTGAGCGTGCGCGGCGCGAACAACGACGGACTCAACCAGGCGCTCCCCGTGGTGGGCGTGCTCCCCGCGGACGCCGCGCACTACACGTCCATGCGGCTCATCGACGAGCGGCCCCGGCGCGTGGCGGTGCAGCTCGACGGCACGCTCGACGGCCGGCCCGAGTTCCCCATCCACACCCTCTATGAGATGCGGCCGTGCGAGCCGGGCGTGCGCGTGCGCACCGAGGTGCTCAACACCTCCGTGGATCCCCAGCTCTGGGCGCTCGGGGACGGCTTCTACTGGAGCGGCCGCGAGGCGCTGCCCTTCACGTCCGCGCCCGGCACGGGCTACTCGCACCCCTCCTTCAGCCTGCTCACCATCGGCGACGTCTACAGCCGCGTGCCCTATCTGATCGCGGCGCTCCCCTCCGAGCCCGGCGTGAGCTACGCGCAGGTGGCCTGCGGACCCAAGGACACCGTGGAGGGCTTCCAGAGCGATCAGATCTCCCTCTCCGGACTGCCGCGCACCGTGGTGCCGCCCCGGGACTACCTCGTCTTCGAGCGCTTCCTCGCCGTGGGCGACCGGGGCGACGCGGCCTCCGCCGTGAACCTCGCGCTGGAGCTGCGGCAGGCGCTGCGGGGCGAGAAGTACGTGACCCTGCGGGGCACGGTGAACCGCCGCGCGCCCCCCCGTGAGCCCGGGCACGAGCTGAGCGTGTTCATCAGCGAGGGGGAGCTCTCCGCGGACAAGAGCACGCGCATCCCCTGGAGCCAGGTGACGCCCGACAGCGCGGGCCGCTTCGAGGCCCGGGTGCCCGCCGGGCGGAAGTACGCCGTGGAGGTGCACGCCTTTGGCCGCAAGGTGGCGGACCGGCAGCTCGACGTGGTCAACGAGGACGTGGAGCTGGGCACGTTCGCCGAGCCCTCGCACACCCGGCTCACGGTGAACGTGTCGGAGACGAATACGTTCGCCCCCCTCACCGCCGAGGTGTTCCTCGTCCCGGTGGATGCCGCCACCCGGCAGGACACCCAAGGCTCCCTGCATGGCGCCTTCACCTCCTGCGCCCCGTGGTTGGGTTCTCCCGCGGGCCCCTCGCCCGCGTGCAACCGCTTCCTCGTCGTCAATGGCTTCGCCCAGGTGGAGGTCCCCCAGGGCCGCTTCCACGTCTACGCCTTCAAGGGCCCCTTCTGGACGCTCGACCACGAGATGGTGTCCTTCGGTGACACGGACACGGCGCTCGACTTCACGTTGAAGAAGCTGCCGCTCCAGCCCTCTGGCACCGTGAGCGCGGACCTGCACGTGCACGGCGCCGCCAGCTTCGACAGCTCCCTGCCCGACCAGGATCGCGTGTTGTCCTTCGCCGCCACGGACCTGGAGGTCATCGTCGCCAGCGACCATGACGTCGTCTACGACTACAGCCAGGTCGTCCAGGGCCTGGGCCTGCAAGAGCACATGAGCACCGTGGCGGGCCTGGAGACCACCGGCCACATCCTCTGGCTCAAGCGCCACGGCTATGACATCCCGCTCGTGGTGGGCCACTACAACTTCTGGCCGCTCGAGTACGATCCGACGAAGCCGCGCAACGGCGCCCCGGACGACGAGCGCGTCGAGCCCGGCGAGTTGTTCGACCGCGTGAAGGCCAGCGCCCCCGAGCCCCTGCGCGAGCAGCTCGTCGTGCAGCTCAACCACCCGTGGGCCAACCAGGAGTTCGGTCGGGACCTGGGCTTCCCCCGCGCGCTCGCGCTCGACACCCGCCAGAACCTGCCCACCACGGACGACGGCACCAACGCGGGCCTCTACGTGCGCTCGCCCAAGGGCGGCTTCGCCAACAACGGCCAGCACACCCAGGAGGTGATGAACGGCTCGGACAACGGTCTGCTCCCCGCCTACCGCGCCTTCTGGTTCTACGTGCTCGGCCAGGGCCAGCTCGTCACGGGCACCGCCAACAGCGACTCGCACAGCCTCACCGACAACACCGTGGGCGTGCCCCGCAACATCGTCTACGCGGACACCGCGGCCGGCCCCGGCTTCGACACCGCGCGCTTCAACGCCGCCCTGAAGGCCGGTGGCTCCTTCGGCACCAACGGGCCCGTCATCGAGGCCACGCTCGACACGGCCAGTGGGCCCCGGCGCTACGGCCTCACCCCCGTGGTGCCCTCGGCCGATGCCCGGCTCCACCTCAAGGTCTCCGCCGCCCCGTGGGTGCCCGTGGACGAGGTGCGCATCATCGTCAACGGCCGCCTCGTGCGGACGCTGAGCGGTGGGGAGCTCGCCCGCCCGCCGGACGCCTTCGGCGACACGGGGCTCTTGCGCTACGAAGGCAGCCTCGCGCTGTCCGAGCTCGTCACCGTCCCCGGGGACGCGTGGCTCGTGGTGGAGGCTGGCACCCGGCTGCAAACCACCGGGGACTTCAGCGGCGTGGGCAGCCCCGAGCCCGATGGCATCCCCGACACCGGGGACAACAACGGGGATGGCGTGGTGGACCGGAACGACATCTCCCCGGGCTCCTCGTCCGGCCCCCTGCGTTCCGCCGCGCTGCCCACCAGCGAGGCGGACCCCCTGTTCCACTTCGCCCAGGTGATCAACGGCGGCTACCCGATGGCCTTCACCAACCCCTTCATCCTCGACCGGAATGGCAACGGACGCTTCGATGCCCCCGGCGTGAGCGCTCCGTGA
- a CDS encoding M4 family metallopeptidase has protein sequence MSRTLLASLATLTLVGCGSTSTTVTSSVELDTIEGAGAVAQAQAALKSRQQAGEEFVARGAILDDNGDSHVRFDRRFQGLRVLGGDFVSHQNANGALRELTHAGPESLQGLSVKPSLSAARATQLAERAFVGKRDAGAASAELVVFARGEKPVAAYEVVLEGVKDDGTPSILHVVVDAHTGAVLETADEIETAATTSTGNSLYVGTVSLATNSTSTGYEMRDPSRGKGFYTLNLANGTSGGSVFTSTTSSFGNGTTSNAASAGVDAHYGIQKTYDYFKNVHGRDGIDGAGGTGYNRVHYSSRYNNAFWSDSCFCMTYGDGDGTTFTPLTAIDVAGHEMTHGVTSRTARLVYSGESGGLNEATSDIFGSMVEYYAASASDPGDYLIGEKIYTPSKSGDALRYMANPSQDGKSVNCWSSSVGSLDVHYSSGVANHFFYLLAEGSTGSTTCNGSTLSGIGRSAAEKIWYRALTVYMTSSTKYAGARTATLNAAKDLFGSGSTQYNAVAAAWSAVSVN, from the coding sequence ATGTCTCGAACGCTGTTGGCCTCGTTGGCGACCCTGACGCTCGTTGGTTGTGGCAGCACCTCCACCACGGTGACCTCTTCCGTCGAACTCGACACGATCGAGGGCGCGGGCGCGGTGGCCCAGGCCCAGGCGGCCCTGAAGAGCCGCCAGCAGGCGGGCGAGGAGTTCGTGGCGCGCGGCGCCATCCTGGATGACAACGGGGACAGCCACGTCCGGTTCGATCGGCGCTTCCAGGGGCTGCGCGTGCTCGGCGGCGACTTCGTGTCGCACCAGAACGCCAATGGCGCCCTGCGCGAGCTGACCCACGCCGGCCCGGAGAGCCTCCAGGGCCTGAGCGTGAAGCCCTCCCTGAGCGCCGCGCGCGCCACGCAGCTCGCCGAGCGCGCCTTCGTCGGCAAGCGCGACGCGGGCGCCGCCTCCGCGGAGCTCGTCGTCTTCGCCCGGGGTGAGAAGCCGGTGGCGGCCTACGAGGTGGTGCTCGAGGGCGTCAAGGACGACGGGACGCCCAGCATCCTGCACGTGGTGGTCGACGCGCACACGGGCGCGGTGCTCGAAACCGCGGACGAGATCGAGACCGCCGCCACCACCAGCACGGGCAACTCGCTCTACGTGGGCACGGTGTCCCTCGCCACCAACAGCACCTCCACCGGCTACGAGATGAGGGATCCCTCGCGCGGCAAGGGCTTCTACACCCTCAACCTGGCCAACGGCACGAGCGGCGGCAGCGTCTTCACCAGCACCACCAGCAGCTTCGGCAACGGCACCACCTCGAACGCGGCGTCGGCGGGCGTGGACGCCCACTACGGCATCCAGAAGACGTACGACTACTTCAAGAACGTCCACGGCCGCGACGGCATCGATGGCGCGGGCGGCACGGGCTACAACCGCGTGCACTACAGCAGCCGCTACAACAACGCCTTCTGGTCCGACAGCTGCTTCTGCATGACGTACGGCGACGGCGACGGCACCACGTTCACCCCGCTGACGGCGATCGACGTGGCGGGCCACGAGATGACCCACGGCGTGACGAGCCGCACCGCGCGCCTGGTCTACTCGGGTGAGTCCGGCGGCCTCAACGAGGCGACCAGCGACATCTTCGGCTCCATGGTGGAGTACTACGCCGCCAGCGCCAGCGACCCGGGCGACTACCTCATCGGCGAGAAGATCTACACGCCGAGCAAGTCCGGCGACGCGCTGCGCTACATGGCCAACCCCTCCCAGGATGGCAAGTCGGTCAACTGCTGGTCCAGCTCCGTGGGCTCGCTGGACGTGCACTACTCCAGCGGCGTGGCCAACCACTTCTTCTACCTGCTGGCCGAGGGCTCCACGGGCAGCACCACCTGCAACGGCTCCACGCTCTCCGGCATCGGCCGCTCCGCCGCGGAGAAGATCTGGTACCGCGCGCTCACCGTGTACATGACCTCGAGCACCAAGTACGCCGGCGCCCGCACCGCCACGCTCAACGCCGCCAAGGATCTCTTCGGCTCGGGCAGCACCCAGTACAACGCCGTGGCCGCCGCCTGGTCCGCCGTCAGCGTGAACTGA
- a CDS encoding MarR family winged helix-turn-helix transcriptional regulator: MTDVLRLDDQLCFALHAASRAMTGAYQPLLEELGVTYPQYLVLMALWEEDGARVSRLGERLYLDSATLTPLLKRLESRALVERRRSRVDERVVEVFLTPEGKRLEQRALELYPQLACKTRLSLGEIVRLRDTLRKLTRTLHEATGEE, from the coding sequence ATGACCGACGTTCTTCGACTCGATGATCAGCTCTGTTTCGCGCTCCACGCGGCCTCCCGCGCGATGACGGGCGCGTACCAGCCCCTGCTCGAGGAACTCGGCGTCACCTACCCGCAGTACCTCGTCCTCATGGCGCTCTGGGAGGAGGATGGCGCGCGGGTGTCGCGGCTTGGCGAGCGGCTCTACCTCGACTCCGCGACCCTCACGCCGCTGCTCAAGCGCCTGGAGTCCCGGGCGCTGGTCGAGCGGCGGCGCAGCCGTGTGGACGAGCGCGTCGTCGAGGTCTTCCTCACCCCCGAGGGAAAGCGGCTCGAGCAGCGGGCGCTGGAGCTGTATCCCCAGCTCGCCTGCAAGACGCGGCTGTCCCTCGGGGAGATCGTGCGTCTGCGCGACACGCTGCGAAAGCTCACGCGGACGCTGCACGAGGCCACCGGCGAGGAGTAG
- a CDS encoding acyl-CoA dehydrogenase family protein: MLNPFTEEHEAFRKTVRTFVEKEMTPHALEWDRAGIFPREIFKKCGELGFFGINHDPRYGGSGLDYWYVTAFCEELTRSRNAGVNMALMVQGQMATPIINEIGTDEQKREFLAPALAGEKIAALGISEPGVGSDVANLQTTARRDGDDYVINGSKMWITNGTRADFITLGVRTGGPGHEGVTLVTFPTDVKGFSVSKKLDKVGNLSSDTAILYFEDCRIPRRYVLGEENQGFYHIMTNFQGERLVGALSAVSGMDRMIEDALAYGKERQAFGKPLLGFQVWRHKLVEHMAALEAARRLTYHAVALFDAKENPVREISMAKLFAGDLAQKVAYDVQQFFGGMGYIEETHIARAWRDIRLITIGGGTSEVMKEILSKMSGF; this comes from the coding sequence ATGCTGAACCCTTTCACCGAGGAGCATGAGGCTTTTCGCAAGACGGTGCGTACGTTCGTGGAGAAGGAGATGACGCCGCATGCCCTGGAGTGGGATCGGGCGGGCATCTTCCCGAGGGAGATATTCAAGAAGTGCGGCGAGCTGGGCTTCTTCGGCATCAACCATGATCCGAGGTATGGCGGCAGTGGGCTGGACTACTGGTACGTGACGGCCTTCTGCGAGGAGCTGACGCGCAGCCGCAACGCGGGCGTGAACATGGCGTTGATGGTGCAAGGCCAGATGGCCACGCCGATCATCAACGAGATTGGCACGGACGAGCAGAAGCGGGAGTTCCTGGCGCCGGCGCTGGCGGGGGAGAAGATCGCCGCGCTGGGGATCAGCGAGCCGGGGGTTGGCTCGGATGTGGCCAACCTGCAGACGACGGCGCGCCGGGACGGGGATGACTACGTCATCAACGGCTCGAAGATGTGGATCACCAATGGGACGCGGGCGGACTTCATCACGCTGGGGGTGCGCACGGGGGGGCCGGGGCACGAGGGGGTGACACTGGTGACGTTCCCCACGGACGTGAAGGGCTTCTCGGTGTCGAAGAAGCTCGACAAGGTGGGCAACCTGTCGTCGGACACGGCGATTCTGTACTTCGAGGACTGCCGCATCCCCCGGCGCTACGTGCTGGGCGAGGAGAACCAGGGCTTCTACCACATCATGACGAACTTCCAGGGCGAGCGCCTGGTGGGGGCCTTGTCCGCGGTGAGCGGCATGGATCGGATGATCGAGGACGCGCTCGCGTATGGGAAGGAGCGGCAGGCGTTCGGTAAGCCGCTGCTGGGCTTCCAGGTGTGGAGGCACAAGCTGGTGGAGCACATGGCGGCCCTTGAAGCGGCGCGGAGGCTCACGTACCACGCGGTGGCGCTGTTCGATGCGAAGGAGAACCCGGTGCGGGAGATCTCCATGGCGAAGCTGTTCGCGGGAGACCTGGCGCAGAAGGTGGCCTACGACGTCCAGCAGTTCTTCGGGGGCATGGGCTACATCGAGGAGACGCACATCGCGCGGGCCTGGCGCGACATCCGGCTCATCACCATCGGCGGAGGCACCTCGGAGGTGATGAAGGAAATCCTCTCCAAGATGTCTGGGTTCTGA
- a CDS encoding organic hydroperoxide resistance protein, which yields MSQSPVALEKRLYTAVATATSGREGRAKTDDGLLDVALAPPRALGGNGNGTNPEQLFAAGYAACFGSALGHVARAKKITTGPVSITANVTIGSVGQGFGLAVELTASIPELPRDQAEALLAAAHQVCPYSNATRGNIAVDLRLA from the coding sequence ATGAGCCAGTCCCCCGTTGCCCTCGAGAAGCGCCTGTACACCGCCGTTGCCACCGCCACCTCTGGCCGCGAGGGTCGCGCCAAGACGGACGATGGTCTGCTCGACGTCGCCCTGGCCCCCCCGCGCGCCCTGGGCGGCAATGGCAACGGCACCAACCCCGAGCAGCTGTTCGCCGCCGGCTACGCCGCGTGCTTCGGCAGCGCGCTCGGCCACGTGGCCCGCGCGAAGAAGATCACCACGGGCCCCGTGAGCATCACCGCCAACGTGACGATCGGCTCGGTGGGGCAGGGCTTCGGGCTGGCCGTGGAGCTCACCGCCTCCATTCCCGAGCTGCCGCGCGACCAGGCCGAGGCGCTGCTGGCCGCCGCGCACCAGGTGTGCCCGTACTCCAACGCGACGCGCGGTAACATCGCCGTCGACCTGCGCCTGGCCTGA
- a CDS encoding VOC family protein, whose amino-acid sequence MHHSRLCAFVIDCKTDDLDAATTFWSQALGRAAEPPVPDSPTYRSVSAKPEEPMLLIQQVDHPGRIHLDIETDNLDAEVQRLEALGAKRVAFVKRWWVMEAPSGQRFCVVNPQRGPLDATNANVWP is encoded by the coding sequence ATGCATCACAGCCGGCTCTGTGCCTTCGTCATCGACTGCAAGACCGACGACCTCGACGCGGCCACCACGTTCTGGAGTCAGGCCCTCGGAAGGGCCGCCGAGCCGCCGGTGCCCGACAGCCCCACCTACCGCTCGGTGTCGGCGAAGCCCGAGGAGCCCATGCTCCTGATCCAGCAGGTGGACCACCCGGGCCGCATCCACCTGGACATCGAGACGGACAACCTGGACGCGGAGGTTCAGCGGCTCGAGGCGCTCGGGGCGAAGCGGGTGGCGTTCGTCAAACGCTGGTGGGTCATGGAGGCCCCCTCGGGCCAGCGCTTCTGCGTCGTCAACCCCCAGCGCGGCCCCCTGGACGCCACCAACGCCAACGTGTGGCCCTGA